In Artemia franciscana chromosome 4, ASM3288406v1, whole genome shotgun sequence, a single window of DNA contains:
- the LOC136025828 gene encoding uncharacterized protein LOC136025828 isoform X1 gives MDNWNTSTLYYCPVLNFAQHNLDGGLNHQSIVKYASDFFPYEDVLGAKKLLYSNCFPDEPIPRRSGSSAKNSSFSDIIATLSRCSAENIDIPEFVIKSPSEVPSIPASAYSILTAKVNQCLDQLKSLAHLNSPTTSINSSLVSDSKGTNHKPSYAIVLKYPPPELRDPVSRKKKLDSFAGHDGIVSVKSDPVRKRWVVVTRDKVSANSLAASAVASYPNILAKVIDRKPLGVIRGLPDSASSSILISVIPGLVEASQIGSSHTFRLEFLDSAALKSAIATGLRLGYESFKISEYKELPRRCLRCQSIHHSLAHCPGAPNEMKCSKCSGCHSNTKDNPCLEAPKCANCGEAHVSYSMNCPVIKRALNSAPK, from the coding sequence atggacaattggaataccagtacgctttattattgcccagttttgaattttgctcagcacaatCTCGATGGGGGGTTGAACCATCAGTCTATTGTGAAatacgctagtgattttttcccgtatgaagatgttcttggagctaagaaacttttatatagcaattgcttcccagatgagcctatacctcgtcgttcgGGATCCAGTGCTAAGAATAGCTCATTTTCGGACattatcgctactctttctcgctgctctgcagaaaatattgatattccagagttcgtgatcaaatccccctctgaagtccctagcattccggcgtcagcttattctatccttaccgccaaagtcaaccagtgccttgatcagttaaaatcgcttgctcacctcaatagtccaacaacgtctattaatagttctttggtctcagatagtaagggtaccaatcacaaaccctcgtacgccattgttcttaaatatccgcctccagaactaagagaccccgtttctcgcaagaaaaagcttgattctttcgccggacatgacggtattgtgtcggtaaagtccgatccggtaaggaaaagatgggttgttgttacgcgggataaagtttccgccaattctcttgccgcatctgctgttgcgagctatccaaatattcttgctaaagtgattgatcgcaaacctcttggagtaattaggggacttcccGATAGTGCttctagcagtatactcatctccgttattcctggtcttgttgaggccagccagatcggctcttctcatacattccgtttagagttccttgattccgctgcactaaaatctgccatcgctacaggtctgcgcttgggttacgagtcttttaaaatatcggaatacaaagaattgcccagacggtgtcttagatgccaaagtatccatcattcgttagctcactgcccaggtgccccgaatgagatgaagtgctctaaatgttctggatgccattccaatactaaagacaatccttgcttagaggctccgaaatgtgccaactgcggcgaagctcatgtttcctatagtatgaattgcccagtgataaaacgcgctctgaactctgctccaaaatga
- the LOC136025829 gene encoding galactose-3-O-sulfotransferase 2-like: MDKQKLRSTLEVFTKWIAYMNKWFIDGTNGVGSLGFEEYRNMVERNNWGEITDYNILIEEVWNSTTVDRTFPNKPKAVTILRNPVEQFESVFYYMDLREFYNVSTFKELVSQISSNTVRNDHLDNVHGRNQLLRNLGFNPNKDRSLRDFISELNATFDLVMIAEHFEESVVQLRNLIGVPLEYMTYLPQNTRHKEAVYKISKTERKVLENWLKLDMEAYKAFKWDLMRKITADDKIQRQKLRNLNKHLRDKCKISEGRQKRNFTNFRFGVLDVKFLYNKERNIFCDHFADPGRNKFQQIQRSHSEALRHFRWD, translated from the exons AtggacaaacagaaattacgatcGACACTGGAGGTCTTTACAAAATG gatTGCATATATGAATAAATGGTTTATTGATGGAACTAATGGAGTTGGAAGCCTTGGGTTCGAAGAATATAGAAACATGGTCGAAAGAAATAACTGGGGAGAAATAACAGACTATAATATCTTAATTGAAGAAGTTTGGAATTCAACAACCGTTGATAGAACATTTCCCAATAAACCCAAAGCTGTCACAATACTGCGAAACCCTGTTGAACAGTTTGAATCTGTCTTTTATTATATGGATTTAAGGGAATTTTACAATGTCAGTACTTTTAAGGAACTGGTTAGTCAAATTTCTAGCAACACAGTGAGGAATGATCACTTAGATAATGTTCATGGGAGGAACCAGCTTCTAAGAAATCTAGGCTTCAATCCTAATAAGGACAGATCTTTAAGAGATTTTATAAGTGAATTAAATGCAACATTTGATTTAGTGATGATTGCAGAGCACTTTGAAGAGTCTGTGGTTCAGTTAAGAAATCTAATTGGAGTGCCCTTAGAATATATGACCTACTTGCCTCAAAACACCAGACACAAAGAAGCTGTGTATAAAATTTCTAAAACGGAAAGGAAGGTTCTTGAAAATTGGCTGAAACTCGATATGGAGGCCTACAAAGCTTTTAAATG ggACTTAATGAGAAAAATTACAGCGGACGACAAAATCCAACGACAAAAGTTAAGGAACCTGAACAAACATTTAAGGGACAAGTGCAAGATATCCGAAGGAAGACAGAAGAGAAATTTCACCAACTTTCGCTTCGGGGTCTTGGATGTGAAGTTCCTGTATAATAAAGA GCGAAATATTTTCTGCGATCACTTCGCAGATCCTGGTAGAAACAAATTTCAGCAAATCCAGAGGAGTCATTCGGAGGCCCTGCGGCACTTCAGATGGGATTAA